TTCCTTCGTAATATTGTGCTCAACACAATCAGTAAATGCACCATAGACATATATAAAACTGATGGATCTGAATTTCTGATTGGAAATAgtattctgaatttctgatggATCTGAAATCGATTTGATTATTCGATTATTAAACAAGGGTCGGTTCCCAATCAGAAGTGAACAGCAGCAAACCACGCGTACGGGTACAAGCGCATGTGCGAGCCCAGGATGGGATTCCGATCCCTCGGATCGCGGCGAGGCGACTCTCAATCTCATTGACGCAGCAGGTCCACGAACTTTTGGATGTTCTCGTACGAGTCTCCCCCTTGGTCAatggcccggccggccgcgtcCCTGAGCAGCCGCGCCCGCTCCCTGATCTCGTTGTCGCCGACGACCTGCTCCACTTTGCTCCTGAGCTCCTCTTTGGTCACGATCCCGTCCGCGTCGGGCGACACAGCCAGGCCGGTCCGCCACACGTCGGTGACGTAGCTCCGGTCCAGGAACTGGTCGGAGAAGTAGGGCCAGCACAGGAACGGCACGCCGCTCCTGACGCCCTCCACCGTCGAGTTCCAGCCGCAGTGCGATACGAAGCACGCCACCGCGCGGTGCGCCAGGACCTTCTGCTGGGGGCACCAGCTGACAACCATCCCCGTGCCCGCGACGCGGGCCTTGAACTCGTCGAACCACTCCTTGCTCAGGTCGCCGGTGGTGAAGTCCGCGCGCACCACCCAGAGgaacggccggccggcgagctccagccCCTCGGCGAGCTCCCGGAACTGGCGCGGGTGGAAGATGGTCGAGCTGCCGAACGCCACGTACACGACGGACCCGTCGGTCTGGGCGTCGAGCCACGGGAGGCACCGGGTGTCCTCCGGCAGCAGCTGCCCGACGGGCTTCCGGAGCTCCGGGTCGGGGGTCAGGGGCCCGACGGGCAGGATGTTCTTGGGCAGGAGCTTGAACGCGCCGGCCTCGAGCTCACGGAACGAGTTGCACACCACCATCTCGGCGAGGGTACTGAGCTCCTCCGTCTTGGTGCCCAGAAAAAACAAGACCCTCTGCCAGGCGGGCGTCATGAAGTTGATCCACGGCAGCTGCGACGTCTGCAGCGGCGGGACTCCGGGGGCAAGCTGGACCGTCTCATCACGCTCTGGCAAACCTGCCGgaacaaattcaaattcaaattgtgAGATCCAATTTAAAATTGAGTAAACTGAGAAGATCGATCCACTCTAAACTGGAGTACTAACCCTTGTCGTTGACTAACCCATCCTCTAATAACTTGGGGATCTTGATATTAAAGGCtaagcacgccgccgccgccggccagagTGCGGCCAGGCGGATGCCGAACTTTTTGGCGACGACGAAGCACGGCCACATGTACACGTCGCAGACGATCCAGTTCACCTTGGGCCTCCCGGACGCCTCCATTTCGGCGATGAGCCGCTCCAGGTGCCCCGGAATGTGCCGGTCGTAGGACTCGATGACCTTGACGACGTCCAAGCGTTCCTCCTGCTCCAGCCCGTCCGGGATGGACGCCAGGTGGAtgccggccagcgccgccgtgccgcccgccgcctgcaGCGCGCCGACGACCCGCGCGTGAGGCTCTTCGGTGTTGACGAACGTGACATCGAAGCCGTGCTCGACCAAACGGTGGGCGAGCTCCATCATGGGGGTGACGTGGCCCTGGGCCGGCAGCGGCACCATGAGGATGTGAGGCTTGGCCATGGCTTCGCTCGATCTTGGCTTGTACAAAACTAAACTACAAGAGGCAATGCAAGGGCCGCGCTGCGATTGGGGATGTGCTTTTTTTAAGACCAAAGACCAGTGGCACAACTTTATAGAAAGCAAACCCGTGGGATCCCCACCCCCAGTGCGTCATAGATGTGAGTATATTAGCATAGTGCTCGTATGTTGCTACGTGAAGTATAATAGATTTACTccatccgttctaaattataagtcattccaaaaactttggagagtcaaattttttcaactttgacaaaatttatatagcaagataataatatttatgataccaattaagtattattagattttttgttagctatattttcatattatacctatttgatgtcataaatttgtGTGGTtctttctataattttggtcaaactttgagatgatttgactctcgaatattcttggaatgacttataatttggaacaaagGGAGTACATAATATCACCAACAAAGTAATATCACCAATTTTATGCTCCTTCATCCATGTACATGCCGTTTTGTATTCATGTGAGGCGTTGATTGTCCGGAATCCGATTGGGATTTCGATTGATCGGTTCCTATTATGATGCGTCACCCATCGACCActctgtattttttttaattttttccaGATTCGCTGTTGGGTTTGCGTCGCCCACCGCCATGTTGACTCTgcacctctacatcgacgcctGCGTTGACTTCACTGACCTTCTCTTCATCTTCGACATGCGGCATGGCGACATCCAAAACCTTATTGATTAAGGGAAAATTGAGCCATGCCCGTCTGCGTCGTCCACCTGGTCGCCTCGTTGTCCTTCGTCGGTTCATCATCACCTCCACTGATCGGGACATCTCGGCCAACTTCTCCATCATCATTGCATCGCATGCATACTCGGTTTGATCAGCTGAcgtgcgtgatccacccggctCCCATGATGCCCATCCTCTCTTCCCAGAGTATGCTTCACCTCCtcgggcagcagcagcgcctcTCGTGGTCTCCTCTGCTGCATCCTCACCAACGCCGACCACATCGACGACTTCGTCATTGATTACACATCGTTGCACCCTATGAGCATGGTCTTCATCAAGCTGTTTGAGTTACTTGACGTTTTCTTCGAGCACCGCTGTCGCTACACACGGATAGTCCGACCTTGCTGTAGACTGTCCATCTACCATCTCTGACTCGCTTTGTCTAGCACAACTTCATCGCCAGCGTCGCCGTCTCTTCCCTGACAACTTCATCTACTCCGGCAAGCAGGCTGCATCACCATATTCTATCTTGTCATTCTTCTGCGCTTGCGACCGCCATGGCGGCCTTCTCCACGGTTTCCCACAGACAATGGTGTGTCAAGTTGTGCCCTCTACCTTGCACATCCGGTATTGTCAACATTGGTGCGTGCCTTCGTCCTCTGACGCATTCTCCGGTCTCTGGCAAGCCCGATGCACACACCGCCATGGTCTTGACGTCGTCCTTGGCATTCATCTTCCTCCTAGACGACTACCTCGACGTGTTACCCCCCATCTTTATCTACAGCGCTTTCACTTATACGCCACCACCTCTGGCGCCCACCATTGTGCGCTCGTTACCCTACAGTAGATATCTTCAATTTCTTAGGCTATTTGGTACGGTACCTCATGATTCATGTGGTTCGTTTTTATCTGTGGTCATGTTCCCTATTAATTTAGTTGGTGCACGTCACATCACGTGGAACGCGTGCTGTTTAATTTCAGCCTTTAAGAGGGAGGTCGTGTTCCCGGAATATCTTtcgctgtgtttagttccaaaatttctctctccaaacttcaatATTCACCTAGTTgcatcaaatcttttgcctcatgcatagagcattaaatataggtaaataaaaaaactaattgtgtagttttgatgtacacggcgagacgaatcttttaagactagttaggtcatagtagaacaataattaccacaaacaaacaaaaagtactACAGTGTGCTATAGCGTCCTGTGTGAtttttttaccaccattttacatatctaaacacagcctttctTCTTTTTGCTGCACTTCGGGAATAGCAAATCAATCATAAATGTATGATAAAGGTCTATGTCCCGTGAATGCCGTTTTTTTTCTGCCCCAAATTGTTATTAGTCGTTTTAAACTCCTTAGTTATT
The genomic region above belongs to Panicum virgatum strain AP13 chromosome 8N, P.virgatum_v5, whole genome shotgun sequence and contains:
- the LOC120685913 gene encoding UDP-glycosyltransferase 83A1-like; protein product: MAKPHILMVPLPAQGHVTPMMELAHRLVEHGFDVTFVNTEEPHARVVGALQAAGGTAALAGIHLASIPDGLEQEERLDVVKVIESYDRHIPGHLERLIAEMEASGRPKVNWIVCDVYMWPCFVVAKKFGIRLAALWPAAAACLAFNIKIPKLLEDGLVNDKGLPERDETVQLAPGVPPLQTSQLPWINFMTPAWQRVLFFLGTKTEELSTLAEMVVCNSFRELEAGAFKLLPKNILPVGPLTPDPELRKPVGQLLPEDTRCLPWLDAQTDGSVVYVAFGSSTIFHPRQFRELAEGLELAGRPFLWVVRADFTTGDLSKEWFDEFKARVAGTGMVVSWCPQQKVLAHRAVACFVSHCGWNSTVEGVRSGVPFLCWPYFSDQFLDRSYVTDVWRTGLAVSPDADGIVTKEELRSKVEQVVGDNEIRERARLLRDAAGRAIDQGGDSYENIQKFVDLLRQ